The genomic interval ATGTTGAACATGAATTGGATACCATTAACTATTTATTAATTGAAATATAACTTTTTATCATGTCGAAAATGTGTCTAAACGTGAAAAAACCAGCACCCTTTTTAAGTGCTGGTTGTAAAAGTATTATTCTTCTTTATCTTTACGGTCTTTCTTATCTTTTTTATCTTTGTGATGTTTATCTTTATGATTTTTATCGTCATCGCTATCTTCTTCAATTTCTTCTTTACGCTCTTCATTATATTCATATTTTAAAATGACTGAAATGATTTGATGATTATCAATTTCTGAAATAATCCATCGATCATAAAAAGTATCTACATAATCGTTTTGTTGCAAGTTAGTGTTATGTGCTTGCAACCAACCGCCGATTGTATCAATATCATCCGAATCTTCAAATTCAATACCGAAGTCATCTGTTAAATCTTCAAGTAACACACGTCCATTAATTTGATACGTGTTTTCTCCCAATTTAACAACATCATTGACTTCATTTTCATCAAATTCATCTCGAATTTCACCGACGATTTCTTCTAAAATATCTTCCATTGTTAAAATACCGGCTGTCCCACCATATTCATCAATAATCAAACTGATATGCACACGTTCACGCTGCATTCTGATTAATGCATCACTGATACGTGTAGTTTCAGAAATTAACGGCAACTCATGAATATAATTGCTGATTTTAATAGGTTTGCCTGATGCATATTCTGTTAAAAATTCTTTCACATTGATAAAACCTTTAATATGGTCCTTATCTCCATCCTCTGTAATAGGATAACGTGTGAATTGATATTCTCTGATTGTTTCTAACAATTCATTAACAGTAAACGGTTCATTTAATGTTGACATTTGTGTTCTAGGAACCATGACATCTTTAGCTTGTCTTTCATCAAATGAAAAAATATTTTGCATATAAGCCAACTCTGTTTGGTTAATTTCACCGCTA from Staphylococcus condimenti carries:
- a CDS encoding hemolysin family protein, which produces MDSTTIINLVIFIFLIALTTVFVGSEFALVKVRATKIEEMIAEGNGSAKVVKKMITNLDYYLSACQLGITVTSLGLGWLGEPVFEKLLHPLFVLLPLPDALTTTVSLIVSFLVVTYLHVVIGELAPKSFAIQHTERVALLYARPLYYFGLIMKPLIWLMNGSARMIIRIFGIDPDENNDAMSEEEIKMIINNSYNSGEINQTELAYMQNIFSFDERQAKDVMVPRTQMSTLNEPFTVNELLETIREYQFTRYPITEDGDKDHIKGFINVKEFLTEYASGKPIKISNYIHELPLISETTRISDALIRMQRERVHISLIIDEYGGTAGILTMEDILEEIVGEIRDEFDENEVNDVVKLGENTYQINGRVLLEDLTDDFGIEFEDSDDIDTIGGWLQAHNTNLQQNDYVDTFYDRWIISEIDNHQIISVILKYEYNEERKEEIEEDSDDDKNHKDKHHKDKKDKKDRKDKEE